In Pygocentrus nattereri isolate fPygNat1 chromosome 19, fPygNat1.pri, whole genome shotgun sequence, the sequence GCTTCGCTAAGACATTCTCTCATGTCTCTTATCCTTAGACCTTAGAGTGTAATGGTTGTAGTTTTTCTTATCACATAGTGAAGTATTTAATGTTTGCATGATCATATTTATCCACTGAATTTCATCAAGTGCCCATTGGCTTTTACTGTAAGTATATTAAGAATTTCAATTCTTAAGCACAAAGAAACCCATCAACATTACTGGCCCTTATTCAAATTTATATATCACTGATGTTGTGCTTAGCAGTCCAAAAAGTTGCAATGGCTGGATTCACATGACTTGGAAGAAGCCTGTATTTGCCTGTATCCTCTTAGCACTGGAGTCCTATGTGGTGTGTGGAAATGGCACTACGAAATTGGgaagaaaattggaaaaaaatcccttccaaataaatatatactttatttatttgtatatttaaatatatacaaataaataaacaaaatgtcttAGCTTCTTGAAGATGGTAGACTGATGTGATTGTGTGGTGTgattattttcctaaaataaccatttaaaaGCTATGGCAGCATTTGTGTACACCAATGTGCATGTACAATAAGCACATCCACaaattatttgcattatttttattttatgatttgTAATCTTATTTTTGGTATTCTAATGCTAAAGACAATATTTTTGGTTAGGTACCCATAAACCCTTTTTTCAGGTTGCTTACCAGTTTGATCAAACATGCCAATGATGAAATGGGTGAATAATAAAACTGTCACTCAAATTTATGGGTGCTAATTTTAAGATTGCTAAAAATGCTGAAGTATTGCTTAAAAAACAGGCACTGCCAGGCACATCAGCTAtggggtgagtgggtgtgtgtgtgtgtgtgtgtgtgtgtgtgtgtgtgtgtgtgtgtgtgtgtgtatggtgaaTGTTACCTTCCTGACTTTATCAGTCATGGGATGTGTGTTGGGAGTTCTCAGAGAGACATTTAGCACCACCACACAGTTCATCACCGTGATTGCAGTCACAGTCATCACAAACATCAGATACCTGAGCAACACGAGCATAAGAACACATTTGACCAAACACCAcacaatgatttaaaaaatgagaGGACTTTAACTTTAACCATTGGTCGCCAACCCTTTTTCGGTAGGTGTAgaaaatgttatgtaaaacaATTTAATCTACTTACTTCCCAATCAGTGGGACGGCCTTAGAGGTTTCTGGAACCTTTTTGGCaatgaggaagaggaagacAGTCTGGGCCAGCAGAATGGTAATGGACATGGTACACTTCTGACCTCCAGCTAAtcaatacacacatatacacactgatcTGAATCCAATCAGCCGCTATAGCTTGAAGAATCAGAATTCAATCAACCTATACAGCTCAAAGAAAGAGAATCTAATTGATCAAAACAGCTCAAAGAATCAGAATCCAATCAATCACAACAGCTCAAAGAATCAGAATCTAATCAGTTGATATATCTCAAAATATCCAATCCAAAAACCCAAATCAAATAATCAGTCTAATCAATCAGTACACGGACAGATCTCCACCCaaatgtaataacaataataataatgataaaaacaatCTGAATCTTAAGGAAAGATTCAATGCACTCAAACTTTTCAGTATTTCTATTTACATAGTAATGGAATACAGACAATATAAGTACCTACAAATAAATGTTCACATGTTAACATTTGAAAATAACTTGGGAGTTTTATTTTGGATGAAAACTGCCACAGTTTTAACACTATTAATTATCACAATTCTAgttggtcaaaaaaaaaaatacaaaaaaaattgctGTGTATTACAGCATATTCACCTGCACTGAAAtggattaaaaatacatttttatgtatttacagaatattcagacTGGAATATATCGACAAAACgttgatatacactcaccggccactttataagGTAAACCTTGCTAgaaaaaggttggaccccctttgccttcagaactgcctcaattcttcgtggcatactttcaacaaggtgtttgaaacgttcctcagagattttggttggttatttgagtttctgttgcctttctatcatcttgaaccagtctgcccattctcctctgacctctcacatcaacaaggcattttcatccgcACAACTgatgctcactggatatttcctctttttcagtccattctctgtaaaccctggagatggttgtacatgaaaatcccagtagatcagcagtttctgaaatactcagaccagcccgtctggtaccaacaaccatgccatgttcaaagtcccttaaatcacctttcttccccattctgatgctcggtctgcacttcagcaagttgtcttgaccgcctctacatgcctaaatgcattgagttgtggccatgggATTGGCTGATTcactatttgtgttaacaagcaactgaacaggtgtaactaataaaatggccatatatttCCATTTCATATGGGTCAGTAGGGTGTTTTGGACTTCCATTAGAGCGTAGCCTAAACAAAGTCTGCAGAAAAGATTTCAAATACTCTTCAAATACATAAtccttttatgtttttcatCTTTCTAAGGTCTTAATGAATAGATGATGTTGTTAGGGGGTCAGACTGGATAAAACAGGGACAATGGAAGATATGCAGGCCAAATTTAACCTCAGGGTCAGTGCTTTAAAGATTACAATTAAGACAACGCCGTGGACAGTATACGGTTAGGAGTTGCCGCTGTTATTTATGGGACATTTTTCCATTCATTCCAGCTGAGCACAGCtagaataaacacaacacaGTGCTAAAGTTTCCATTTGTTTGTAACTGCTGGGACCAAACAGACGAGAGAAGCTGTGGAAGGTTCTTTATTTATACAGCTATAAAAGTTTAAAGCTAAATACCCTAAATAATTGTATTCTGTGATTAGTCTTCACTACTGGATTCCATGTGACTTGGTTGGCCAAATGGGCACCAAATTGACAACTGGCTGGTCTCTTATATAATGATGTTCACTGACCAGTTGCTGTCTCGGAGACATAAAGCCACAGCAGGTGTGTTGCAATGTGCCTAAGACTTTAACTGGGTTCCAGTTTGTAACCTGACAATTCATGCATTCTGACCTTTAGCCGGCAGATGGTAGACAAGCAGCCCGAGGGAGGAGAAGAGGACGCAGGGCACGATGATGTTGATGATATAGAAGAGTGGCTTCCTCTGGATGATGAGGAAAAAGATGATCTCCTGATAGTCCAGCTCGTCTCGGCTGAACCGCTCATTTATCACCTTTTTAGCTGGCCGATGCTTTATTATCCATTCACCATTCTCTAGCCAATCAAAGCAtatggaaatgtatttaatacgGTGTCGCTGCAGtgtccaccactcaaataatccCTGCTGTGTGGTCAtcctgtggaggtcctgaccattaaagaacaggggttcacaaagcatgcagagaaacagatggactacagtctgcagtTGTAGAGTTTAACTATTATGCTTaacagagctgataaaatggacaatgagtgtacaAAGTGGCAAAGTgggtgtacttaataaagttcTCAGTGAGTAGGTATATATGAGCACATTATAGACCacttttaagaatttttttgGGAGTGTGCTTCACATAAATAAGAAATGTCCATGCTATATTATGACTAATACTACCtttattacagaaataaaagtgtATTTTCCATAAAAGGTCAACTTTTcatcttcattaaaaaaaatcatatttttcttaaaaatgtgtCACAGTTATTACCACTGTGTGTAATACCTTGTGCCCCTCCCTAACTGTGCTGGATAAAGTGGGAGTATATACACTCAAGTATCTGGACACTACTTCTAATTCAGGAATTTTGCCACTTTACGGTGCAATATTCTCCTTAGAAAAATACTGCCAATAGAATCTGACATTATGGAggagccacacatgagcctagaGTCACCATGCTCAATGCCATGTATCAGCTAGAGTGGTATAAAGACCCTCAGCATTGTGCTCTgtagcagtggaactgcattctctggagagctgtagctccatccagtacctttgggataagCTGAAGTTGGTGTGGCTGTATATTGGTGGCACTACAGTATACACTGGTGTAAAAAAGACTCCCACAGCTTATGTTACATGTTAAAACCAAGCTTTTCTACAGTACATTCCCACCTCTCGTTACCATGTAAAAAGCAACTCTGGACACAAACCATGATGAAATATGAACACTGTGTTCTGTAGCTAATGCAGATGATTGCTAGTACAGTATGGTGCAGAGCAGTATGGGAGACATACCTGTAAAAGCCTCTGGGTCAATCTcaatccattccactgttgAGTTTTCTTCATCTGTTAGCTTTAGCTCAATCTCATTAGCGCTGTATGTTTGAGACCTGCAACCCATTCGGTATCAGAGAAGCACTAAATCAGCAACTCAAATTCAGGGAAATCCAACAGAAATCACACAGATTGTCAAAAAGAGCAACAAACATGACCGCTAGACCTAGGCTTTCAATTCAGGCCACAAATGGCAAACCTAGAtcgaaaaatgagaaaaacccACTTCCTAGATAATACCTCTATAAAATTTCTATTAGTGACCCTATGGGCTTCCTAGTACTGTGTTtacactaagctaacagcagtGCACACGAACCTTTTTACCTACAGTGAAGAGCCTTggcacagagctgctgctgctgttttccatttctatcaACTGACTGAAACTTAGTTAAACTACTGATCATGTTCACAGTCTGTGACATATCTAGAAGAATGCTTTTTCTCACTAAATTGATTGAAGCAATCAGAAATCAAAGCGTGATTAGTTCTACTGTCATTCATCTGAGACTGCAGGCCTTCAATCCAGCTCctaaagtcctaaccaatgggggAGCTAGTTTGGTCTAcctaaaaaaatctgattggataATTTTCTGCTGGgcattttaataattaaactTTTGTTTCCAACCGAAACTTAACAATTAAAAGAGTACAGCTAGAATACTTGTAAAAATCTCAGTACAACAAGCGTCATGGTTCTATGAGATAAACATGAACTACACAACTATAGATGTGTATTTGTATAAGTTCCCAAAACTTATTGTCTGAAATGAAATTGTCTGAAGGCCTAGAAAATCTTCAGGGTTCAGCACTGCTAAATGGCCTCCCTCTTGATCTATTTGGTTAACTAAGAAATTGAGTAACTGAGAAGTTGCTTTAAGACGACGTTGTCCAGGTACCAGATTTAGCCCAGTAGCAAATTTCCAACCCCTTGTAGAACTTTAACCCAACTATACCATCTGTGTGTGATTGTTGTGAGACCTCTCTGTCATTAAAAAATTactttctgaacattttaaagcCATCAGCAAACATCAGAaggttggtgtttggtggagaaatTTGATATTTGGTGGAAAAGATGAGTGATGAAGAAAGCCACATGAGCTTCACCTGAAGACCATACTGCAGTTCTGCCAGTCAAAGGGGAAGTAGTTGACTTTGATGGCGCAGGCACTGCGGTAGATTGCTGGGGGCAACCAATAGACCATTCCATCTGGGTCTACCAGAGCGTTAGTATAGAGTGTAATTTCAAAATGTCCATCAACGCTACACAAGTTCACACataggagagaggagagatgatTTGTGGAAAGGTGTATATTTctttagattattattattggtgttATTGTTGCTGTCTGCCTCACTTGTTCTCCAGTATGATATCAGGAAGCCAGATGGATTTGGAGGGAATGCGTGTGCGTGTAATGTTCTCATAGGCCTCATATCCTAGCCTGTTAGCCCAACTGAGTCTGTAGTCATACCATTGCTGCAGAAATACAGAGATAATATGCAGGGTGAATGGTCTGAATTAATTTACAAATTCAATTCACTAATAAAATAAGTGTAACACAAACGTTACAGATGTAAAtagcaagaaaaaaacatttacatttcttaAGCTATCTTGAATAGTCCAGCCACAGGTTTTAAGCGACCTAAGGTCAGGTCAACTAAGACTATGACAATCAAGCAATGCTGTTTAAAAGATCATACCTCAAACTAGCACTCTCACAGGAATATCGATTGGTTTGCATGTGAACACAATTATTATTCAGAAAATGCATTCTTGAGGATTTCAGTGGCTTTAAACATTTGAATTTGCAGTATAGCTTTCATTTGTATGTGTGAGTAAAGATCTGGGATGTGACAGCAGCAGGTAAAGGTTTTGATGTTTTCAGCTCTTACCATCTCTACCCAGACACATGTGGTCAGCGTCTCCTCCTTCTCATTCTGCAGGCGCACAGTAGAAATTACAAATTATTAGAACAATCATAGAGATCACAAAATGGATATGTGCACACTGTTACACTTTTCTCATAATCATACCAAATAAATTTACCCCAATTCTTATGATTCTCTACTTGATAATCTACActcatatgtccaaaagtttgaagACACTTTCTCGTCCAATATTTCTTCCAAAATTAAGGGTATTATAAATGAAATAGAGGTGTACCgatcattattttttaatagcCAATtctgattttacagcaaagacaacaaagttaaatatttacttttccATGAGCAGTTTTTGTGCCTTGTAGGCAAAATGAACACCCTGCTTTAAAACACTGCCTGCACAGATGCATGGACGTGCATGCACAGAAAACATGCTGTACTACAATGTTCCTTATAGCTTTTAAAACTGAAGGCAACCCTCTGAGCCTTCTGGGCCTAATAATTTGttgttaatataaaaaaatacctgtcttttttgtttagtatttttaatttaaaataatcacaatatttattgCGGTTAAACTGCAAGTGTAGTAATTCTCTTATTCCACTGTCAAATTCTGCTTGGAAAACAAAATGGTTAAATGCCCAACAGCAAATTATTCAACTGGGatattttctctgtggtatctaggtgcATATATAACCtcttggttaggacttcaggagtgGTACTGAAGTTCTAACATATCAGATTAACCAATAACCTAAATTTGGGACAAAATATTGTGAGAAAAATCATCAATCTAGGTCTTCTGGTACTCCTAGATAAATCACTGACTACAAGTAGTGAAGCAGTAGCCTGATGCATTTTAGTTGGAAGACAGCGTGGCATCTCTATGACAGGGcactgaaacactgtaaaactggtaaaatatacatttatgtgtcttttacaagcttcaaataataCATAGAATATTTTTATAAGCTTTAAATATCTGCTTCTGCcatctagaacagccaaaaaagtGTGAACTGCTaatagcttagcactaacataaaGGTGCTAGCAGATATTAGCATTGTAGTAGGGGTGCTTTTTTTCTTGCAAGAATGCTCAGCAGaaagctaactggctaacagGCTTCTACACTCATATTCATATATAGGCTTTAAGGTGAAATATTAATGGaaagatttactgtaaaactgcaatgtAAAAGAGTATTTCATCTTATACAGTGATATTAAACCCATTGTCAGTACATCACCATCAACTTGGTGCAAACATACAGGAAAAACCCTTTGATGTGCTAAATTAACATTATGCTAACAGAAGAGCTGCTTACAAAGAGAATTCCAGGAAAGCACCCTTGCTTTAATGGGTAAAGAGTTTGTCACTCTTTGCTTCACtgacagcttctactcttcagGGAATTTTTTACACTAATGTGGaacaatgcttggcattggacatgttGCCtataggctcatgtgcagctgcccCAGCTGCCCATTCagttggcaatgcttttctaggGAGATTATATGAGCTGTGTGTGCGCAATTGAACACCTGTGGCCTTAAAGTagttcactaattagaagaaatgtctgaatacttttggacatgtagttcAGTtgaactcaaacacacacacacacacacacacacacacacacacacacacacacacacacacacacacacagcttcacCAGAGAAATAAGGTTGGTGAGGGTCATCTTCAGTTTGACCTCCGTGATGTCACCATTGTTCTCCATTGGTctgatgtttttgttgtatCCTTTCATCAGATCCCTGTGCAGAGCTCCCTCCAGATTGCATAGCACTCCTACAGAACACACACAATtagatacataaacacacacatcctTTGTGCACTTTGAGAGTTTGGACCGTGCCTTCAAcatgtggtggtagtatgagggcagactgattgagggaggggagagaactCTGAGAGCTTGAGCTGGGGCTCTGGGTGGCTTCTGCTTGTAGCTAAAAGACCAGACCCCTTTTTGAACTGTGGTAGGTCTGACACAGGACTGGGGAACAGGGAGAAGATGGGGTGGCAGTGGGGAACACCAAAACCTCACCACTGTTCCTCCTCTTCAGTTACTCCATAGCTCCATTTGATTAGAGATTGCTTTAATCTGATGCAGTTATGGGACATAGCTGTATGATTTGGAAATtgattctttttaaatgaaacatttttactttaaaactCTAGATAAGTCTGTTTGAATCATTCTTTCCTAAGATGTACACATAGCGCAACTGTAAAGAGGCTCATTTTGGTGACATCAACTTTGACCTTTTTACCCTGTTGGCTTATGTTTGTAGTGATATTAAGCACAGTTCATcatataatttcatttaaagaCAAAATTCCTGTTTTCTGTAATCTTTTATCCTC encodes:
- the chrng gene encoding acetylcholine receptor subunit gamma, whose translation is MTDLSLPALCVWTLLSLLLSGVLCNLEGALHRDLMKGYNKNIRPMENNGDITEVKLKMTLTNLISLNEKEETLTTCVWVEMQWYDYRLSWANRLGYEAYENITRTRIPSKSIWLPDIILENNVDGHFEITLYTNALVDPDGMVYWLPPAIYRSACAIKVNYFPFDWQNCSMVFRSQTYSANEIELKLTDEENSTVEWIEIDPEAFTENGEWIIKHRPAKKVINERFSRDELDYQEIIFFLIIQRKPLFYIINIIVPCVLFSSLGLLVYHLPAKAGGQKCTMSITILLAQTVFLFLIAKKVPETSKAVPLIGKYLMFVMTVTAITVMNCVVVLNVSLRTPNTHPMTDKVRKVLLNILPRLLRMRMQRWTPQGRVNGTVNGPTVPLRRRSSLGLIAKADEYMLRTARSELMFSRLKERDGLMRNALEKIQNGLEGDTVQDLSSSLAMASPEVQQCVASCKHIAESTKQQNDFQSENEEWFLVARVIDRLCFIAMAMLFVLGTIGIFLMGHFNQAPSLPFPGDPKKYLPEMSPTNVTG